The Cryobacterium roopkundense sequence GGTGCTCGCCCGAACGACTCCGCCCCCGGTTCCGGTCGCCTGAACTCTGCTTCTCTACACACTGTCAAGGGAGACATCATGACCACACTGTTCATCGGCCTCGGCAAAATGGGCGACCCGATGGTGCGCCGGTATGCGCCCACCCACGAGGTGCTGCTGTACGACGTGGATGCCGCGGTGAGTGGCTCGCTCGCCGCAGCGGTGGGCGGTAGGGCGCTGGCCGGCCTTGACGACCTGCCCGCGGGCATCCGTACCGTGATCCTGATGCTGCCCAACAGTCGCATCGTCGAATCCGTAGTGGGCCTGCTGTTCGTGCAGCTTGAGCCCGGCGCCCTGGTGGTCGATATGGGGTCGTCGGAGCCGCACAGCACGCAGCGGCTCGCGGGGGAGGCGGCCGCGGCGGGAATCGCATTTGTTGATGCCCCGGTATCGGGCGGGGTGGCGAAAGCCCGGGTGGGGGAGCTCTCGATCATGGTCGGTGGAGCCGCCGCCGACCGCGAGCGGTCTATGGAGCACTTGGCGCCCCTCGGAACGAGCATCACGCAGGTGGGGCCGAGCGGCTCCGGTCATGCCGCGAAGGCGCTCAACAACCTGCTCTCGGCCACCAACCTCACGGCCGCGGCCGAGATCTTCACGGTGGCGCGCACCTTCGGCATCGACGCGGCGGTGATGCTCGACGTGGTGAATTCCTCCACCGGGCGCAGCCAGGCCACCGAGGTGAAATACGCCAAGCACGTGCTCAACGGCACGTTCGATTCGGGCTTCTCGCTCGACCTGATGCTCAAAGACGTGGCGATCGCTCAGGCGCTCGGCGCGGGGCTGTCGACGCCGATCACCGACAAAACCGTGGGGGTGCTCGCTGAGGCCCGTCGGGTGCTCGGTGACGCCGGCCCGCTGCACGCCGTGCCTCTGGACCACACCGAGGTCGTGCGCTACGTCGAAACCGTCAATCGGGTCGAGCTTCGATCCGAACCAGCACTGTCCGAACCAGCACTGTCCGAACCAGAAGGAGCAGCTCATGTCTGAGAACCCACAGGACTACATCGACGAGATGGCCCGTAAGCGTGGTTATGTGCTCGATTATCACAAGGTGATGGCGAAGCAGGACTTCCCGGTGCTGCAGGCCGCGAACCACCTGGTGTCGGCGGCATACCTCGACCAGCGCACGCTCGATCGGCGCACCAAGGAGCTCATCTTTATTGTGAGCCTCACGGTGATGCGCGCGGCGAAAGGGCACATCCAGAGCCACATCAGGGTGGCTCTCGATCTCGGGGTGTCGGCGACCGAGATTCTGGAGGCGATCGAGATCTCGCTTCCCGAGGCCGGAATCGTGGCCTTCCAGGGCGGCTTCGAGGCGTGGCGTGAGGTGGTCGGAGCGGATGGCATCGAGCCCAGAGTGAGCGTGCACGAGGGCGGCTCGGGCGCCGGCGCGTAGTTGCCCCGGCGCGTCACGCCCATTCTTCAGACCCAGTACCTAGTTGGAGGCTCTACCCATGTCCATTCGCACTCACCGCATCGCGGTTATCCCCGGCGACGGAATCGGCACCGAAGTGATGCCCCCGGCGCAACGCTTGCTCGAGCTGGCCGGAAACCGTTTCGGCTTCGCGTTCGAGTGGCAGACCTTCGACTGGAGCTGCGAATATTACGCCCGCACCGGCGCCATGATGCCAGCCAACGGACTTGAGCAGCTCGCCGAGTGCGACCAGATCCTGCTCGGTGCCGTCGGGTTTCCGGGTGTGCCCGACCACGTTTCGCTGTGGGGCTTGCTCATCCCCATTCGCCGGGCGTTCCAGCAATACATCAACCTGCGCCCGATCAAGCTGCTCCCGGGTATCGAGAGCCCCTTACGCAACGTGCCAGCAGGCGGGATCGACTTTCAGGTGGTGCGCGAGAACAACGAAGGCGAGTACTCCGAAAGCGGCGGGCGCCTGTATCGCGGGCTGCCGCAGGAGGTCGCCATCCAGGAGTCGATCTTCACGCGCTTCGGGGTGACCCGCGCCATGAACTACGCCATCACCCTCGCCGAACATCGCCAGGGGCGACTGGCCAGCGCTACCAAGTCCAACGGCATCATTCACACCATGCCCTTCTGGGACGAGATTCTGCGCGAACTCGGCCAGCAGCATCCGCAGCTCGAGATCTCGGAGTACCACATCGATGCGCTCGCGGCGCTGTTCGTGCTCGACCCGGGCCGCTTCGACGTGGTCGTGGCGTCGAACCTGTTTGGCGATATTCTCACCGACCTCGGGGCGGCCATCATCGGCAGCATCGGTATCGCGCCCTCGGCCAACCTCAACCCGGAGGGAGAGTTCCCCTCGATGTTCGAGCCCGTGCACGGGTCGGCGCCCGACATCGCCGGCCAGGGCAAGGCGAACCCGCTCGGTCAGGTCTGGGCTGCATCGATGATGCTCGACCACCTCGGCCACCCCGAGGCCGGTGCCGCGCTCGTGGACACCATGGGTCATGTGCTGGTTGAAACGGATGTGCGCACGCCCGATCTCGGCGGACGCGCCACCACCGAGGAGGTCTCCGACGCTCTCGCAGTCGCCTTCGCCACCGTGACGGCCGAGGCGGTGCTGCGATGAGAATCGTCGACGTACGCGAAGCGACAATGCCTATCAGCTCGCCGATTCGGAACGCCTTCATCGACTTCAGCAAAATGACCCTGAGCGTGGTCGCCGTCGTCACCGACGTGGTGCGCGACGGTCGCCCGGTGGTGGGCTACGGCTTCAACTCCAACGGCCGGTACGGCCAGGGCGCCATCATTCGCGAGCGTCTCCTGCCGCGCCTGCTCGAGGCGGATCCCGCGTCGCTGCTCGATCCCCTGCGCGACAACCTCGATCCGGAGCGTATCTGGAACACCATGATGATCAACGAAAAGCCCGGCGGGCACGGTGAACGCTCGGTCGCGGTCGGAGCCGTTGACATGGCCGTGTGGGATGCCGTGGCCAAGATCGAAGAGAAGCCGCTGTTCCAGCTGCTTGCCGAACGATTCGGCACCGGCGCACCCAACCGGGAGGTGTTCGTGTACGCCGCTGGCGGCTATTACCAGCCCGGGCGAGGCCTCACCGGCCTGACCGATGAAATGCAGAGCTACTTCGATCGCGGGTACACCGTGGTGAAGGCCAAGATCGGCGGAGCGCCGCTGGCCGAAGATCTGCAGCGCATCGAAGCGGTGCTGGGCATGCTCGAGCCGCACCAGCGCCTTGCCGTGGATGCCAACGGTCGCTTCGACCAGGCCACCGCCGTGGAGTACGCGAAGGCTTTGTCGCAGTACGACCTGTTCTGGTACGAGGAGCCCGTGGACCCCCTGGACTTCGAGGCGCAGGCCGCGGTGGCCGCCGCCTACGACAAGCCCATCGCCACCGGAGAGAACCTCTTCTCCATGCAGGACGCCCGCAACCTGATTCGCTACGGCGGCCTGCGACCCGAGAAGGACTGGCTGCAGTTCGACTGCGCGCTGAGCTACGGCCTCGTGGAATACCTGCGCACCCTCGACATGCTCGACGACAACGGATGGTCTCGCGCGCGTTGCATCCCGCACGGCGGCCACCAGATGTCGCTCAACATCGCCGCCGGCCTCGGCCTCGGCGGTAACGAGAGCTACCCCGACCTCTTCCAGCCCTTCGGTGGCTTCCCAGATGGGGCGGAGGTCGTGAACGGCTTTGTCACCATGCCCGACCTGCCCGGGATCGGGTTCGAGGGCAAGTCCGACCTGTATGCGGTGATGCGAGCGCTGGGGGAGCCTGCGCTGGCCATGTAGGCAGGGCGCCGGCCCCGCTGCCGCCCCCGACTCTCAGACTCGGCCCGCCCGGTCTACTAGGGAAACGCATCGTGTTCCCCATCCCGTTGGTCGAGGAGCGAGGTACGAGCGTCTCGACCCCGCAAGCCGACCCTCAAACTCGGCTCACCCGGTGTCGATCGCTCCTTCGTCGCGCCTCGACCAGCGGGATACCAGCCTCTTCGTGCTCGGACCCGCGCCCTGCTCGTGCCGCCCATTACCGCTTGTAGTGCGGTCCGTCGTGGCCTTTCGGTGCTGGCACCGGCGGTCGCCCGCCTCGTCGCGGAGTTCTCCTCGGATCGACACTGGCCGGTGGGATGAAGTACACCACGTTATCCTTCACGACCACGTCCCAGCCTTCGCGGTGGATCCGATGATGGCACGCACTACACAGCATCACGCAGTTGGCTTGATTGGTCGGCCCGTCATGCGCTTTGTACCAACGAATGTGATGACCCTCGGCATAGCTCGGCGGCCTGTTACACCCCGCCGTGGCGCAGCCGCCGTCCCTCTCGATGGCCGCGAGCTTCTGCGCCGTCGTAAAGAGCCGTTTTCGGAGGCCGAAGTCGAGAACCTCGCTCTTGCCACCGAGGACCATCGGGATCAGACACGCCTCCGCGGCCATCTTTCGGGCCGTTCCGGCGGAGATCGGCTGCTCGATCCCGTCCAACTGGGCTTCACCCAAACCGCTCTGCAGGGATTCAAGGGTCATCCGCACGATGATCGTCGTGTGATCCAGCGCCCCGAGCCCCTCCGTGCAGGAGAGGGCGTGACGCACGATGTCGATGAAGGCATCGAAGTTCAGTTGCGGCATCGTGCGGCCGTCGCCGATGATCTCGTGGTTGTCGCCGCACCCGTCCGGGTCGTCCTGGGCTTCAAACCGCGGCTTGCGCAGTTCCGCGCTGGTCATCCCGTCGATCGCGGTGTCCAGGTACGCCGCTGACACCGGGTCGGCGTCGAGAATGTAGCGTTTCATGCCGTTGGGCAGCACCATTCGCTTCAATCCTCGCCGCGACACGAGTACCTCTTCACGGGGTTCCACCCCATCCACGTCGAGGGCGTCCCGGTAGCGAATGGAGAGCTTCCGCACCGAATCGACCGGGTTGGTTACCGCGAACTCCACCAGCTCTTTCTCCGCCGCGTCGAGGTCTTCGGTCGTCGCCCGAGGGGCGGCCTGCTCGAGGTTCGCGGTGATGTACAGCGCCGAATCCACGGTGAGTTCCCCGGCATTGACCGCTCGAGCGACCTCCGCGTACTCCGGTGGCAGGTGCTCACCGATCAGGCTCGTCCGAGG is a genomic window containing:
- a CDS encoding NAD(P)-dependent oxidoreductase gives rise to the protein MTTLFIGLGKMGDPMVRRYAPTHEVLLYDVDAAVSGSLAAAVGGRALAGLDDLPAGIRTVILMLPNSRIVESVVGLLFVQLEPGALVVDMGSSEPHSTQRLAGEAAAAGIAFVDAPVSGGVAKARVGELSIMVGGAAADRERSMEHLAPLGTSITQVGPSGSGHAAKALNNLLSATNLTAAAEIFTVARTFGIDAAVMLDVVNSSTGRSQATEVKYAKHVLNGTFDSGFSLDLMLKDVAIAQALGAGLSTPITDKTVGVLAEARRVLGDAGPLHAVPLDHTEVVRYVETVNRVELRSEPALSEPALSEPEGAAHV
- a CDS encoding carboxymuconolactone decarboxylase family protein, which translates into the protein MSENPQDYIDEMARKRGYVLDYHKVMAKQDFPVLQAANHLVSAAYLDQRTLDRRTKELIFIVSLTVMRAAKGHIQSHIRVALDLGVSATEILEAIEISLPEAGIVAFQGGFEAWREVVGADGIEPRVSVHEGGSGAGA
- a CDS encoding tartrate dehydrogenase, which translates into the protein MSIRTHRIAVIPGDGIGTEVMPPAQRLLELAGNRFGFAFEWQTFDWSCEYYARTGAMMPANGLEQLAECDQILLGAVGFPGVPDHVSLWGLLIPIRRAFQQYINLRPIKLLPGIESPLRNVPAGGIDFQVVRENNEGEYSESGGRLYRGLPQEVAIQESIFTRFGVTRAMNYAITLAEHRQGRLASATKSNGIIHTMPFWDEILRELGQQHPQLEISEYHIDALAALFVLDPGRFDVVVASNLFGDILTDLGAAIIGSIGIAPSANLNPEGEFPSMFEPVHGSAPDIAGQGKANPLGQVWAASMMLDHLGHPEAGAALVDTMGHVLVETDVRTPDLGGRATTEEVSDALAVAFATVTAEAVLR
- a CDS encoding mandelate racemase/muconate lactonizing enzyme family protein; protein product: MRIVDVREATMPISSPIRNAFIDFSKMTLSVVAVVTDVVRDGRPVVGYGFNSNGRYGQGAIIRERLLPRLLEADPASLLDPLRDNLDPERIWNTMMINEKPGGHGERSVAVGAVDMAVWDAVAKIEEKPLFQLLAERFGTGAPNREVFVYAAGGYYQPGRGLTGLTDEMQSYFDRGYTVVKAKIGGAPLAEDLQRIEAVLGMLEPHQRLAVDANGRFDQATAVEYAKALSQYDLFWYEEPVDPLDFEAQAAVAAAYDKPIATGENLFSMQDARNLIRYGGLRPEKDWLQFDCALSYGLVEYLRTLDMLDDNGWSRARCIPHGGHQMSLNIAAGLGLGGNESYPDLFQPFGGFPDGAEVVNGFVTMPDLPGIGFEGKSDLYAVMRALGEPALAM
- a CDS encoding HNH endonuclease signature motif containing protein, with translation MTTSTDHLIESTAALADTYSHSLGGGVCTEEEPDAGVDVQRMTNAGLLASMAATFEVVRLGQALLIREAGELNDRFEHDTGIAAQTGNRNAAAALTDIGHISMAEAGRLVRVGKATKPRTSLIGEHLPPEYAEVARAVNAGELTVDSALYITANLEQAAPRATTEDLDAAEKELVEFAVTNPVDSVRKLSIRYRDALDVDGVEPREEVLVSRRGLKRMVLPNGMKRYILDADPVSAAYLDTAIDGMTSAELRKPRFEAQDDPDGCGDNHEIIGDGRTMPQLNFDAFIDIVRHALSCTEGLGALDHTTIIVRMTLESLQSGLGEAQLDGIEQPISAGTARKMAAEACLIPMVLGGKSEVLDFGLRKRLFTTAQKLAAIERDGGCATAGCNRPPSYAEGHHIRWYKAHDGPTNQANCVMLCSACHHRIHREGWDVVVKDNVVYFIPPASVDPRRTPRRGGRPPVPAPKGHDGPHYKR